One part of the Sporosarcina ureae genome encodes these proteins:
- a CDS encoding ABC transporter ATP-binding protein, which yields MFVDIQNLSFQYSKKQPPVIDRFSFTIEKGEIIGIVGASGSGKSTLLRLLAGLEDPTGGSIELDSRLIVGDNTYIEAEKRGVGMVFQNYALFPHLTVSENICFGLHKLKRAERKERLDEMLELVQLRDFAKRYPHELSGGQQQRVALARALAPSPSILLMDEPFSNLDTNLKSLIRMEVRDILQKANITCLFVSHDQADVDAICDRTIYIDCASYVGSDKETVTL from the coding sequence ATGTTCGTGGACATTCAAAACTTATCATTTCAGTATTCAAAAAAACAGCCGCCAGTTATTGATCGCTTTTCATTTACGATTGAAAAAGGGGAGATTATCGGGATTGTAGGTGCGAGCGGTAGCGGGAAAAGCACATTACTGCGATTACTTGCAGGTTTGGAAGATCCTACGGGGGGCAGTATTGAACTCGACAGCAGACTCATAGTAGGAGACAACACGTATATAGAAGCAGAAAAGCGCGGTGTGGGAATGGTGTTTCAGAACTATGCATTATTTCCTCATCTGACAGTAAGCGAAAACATTTGCTTTGGCTTGCATAAATTAAAGCGGGCCGAAAGAAAGGAACGCTTGGATGAAATGTTAGAACTAGTCCAATTGCGTGATTTCGCAAAGCGTTATCCCCATGAACTAAGTGGGGGACAACAGCAACGTGTAGCACTTGCCAGAGCATTGGCACCTTCACCCTCCATTCTGTTGATGGATGAACCATTCAGTAATCTGGATACGAATCTAAAATCGTTGATTCGAATGGAAGTACGAGATATTTTGCAAAAAGCGAATATCACGTGTCTATTCGTCTCTCATGATCAAGCGGATGTGGACGCAATTTGTGATCGGACAATTTATATTGATTGTGCATCATATGTTGGTTCTGATAAAGAGACTGTAACCTTATAA
- a CDS encoding ABC transporter permease: MKTSIWLREIRRRANSWFIITMLGALVIIMPVAYVVLSFFQPTGENWEHIKEFLLADYIKGSVILVGSVGILSTTIGLVLAWIIAAYEFPFRKQFKWLLIIPLAIPPYIAAYTYSTMTSYTGVIQSFFRNHFDYQFTPGAIEIMSLRGAIFVLTLFLYPYVYMIALNYFEKQSASYIESAKTLGLNGIQMFFRLALPIARPAIIGGSMLVIFEVLSDYGVASFFGVRTISTAIFQTWFGMYDINAAMRLAAWLLVIILGIFMLERFLRKGRKYDTNVTQSRPLARKKLRGWTAWLAFLSCSIIFLSAFLIPFVQLIYWSLKTYEKVWRSDFISLITNSLLAAFIGALIISFFAILAARTINLYPSTSSNLLARIMTSGYAVPGAVVAIGVLALFITLDEKLAFIYPKLFGVESGTLVLSMSIAMLITGYVIRFMAQGFNAIESGYTKVPPSYREASFLLGRGLTYTFWKVEFPLLRGSILIGFALAFLEIMKELPLTLLLRPFNFDTLATRTYQYAIDERIYEAAPSSLLLICLSIVSVIIILKFEEK; this comes from the coding sequence ATGAAAACATCTATATGGCTAAGAGAGATTCGTCGTCGGGCAAATAGCTGGTTCATCATTACTATGCTTGGCGCACTCGTTATTATTATGCCCGTCGCTTATGTGGTATTAAGTTTCTTCCAGCCGACTGGCGAGAACTGGGAACATATTAAAGAATTTTTGCTTGCTGACTATATAAAAGGGTCAGTTATTTTAGTTGGTTCTGTCGGAATCCTCTCGACGACTATCGGATTGGTGCTGGCTTGGATCATTGCAGCATATGAATTTCCATTTCGTAAGCAGTTTAAATGGCTATTAATTATACCTTTAGCTATACCGCCGTATATAGCGGCTTACACATATAGCACGATGACAAGCTATACGGGCGTCATCCAATCGTTTTTCCGTAATCATTTTGATTATCAATTTACACCTGGCGCAATTGAGATTATGTCACTGCGTGGAGCGATTTTTGTTCTCACATTATTTCTTTATCCTTATGTCTATATGATTGCGCTCAACTATTTTGAAAAACAAAGCGCTTCCTATATTGAGAGCGCTAAAACTCTTGGTTTGAATGGTATACAAATGTTTTTCCGTTTGGCACTCCCCATTGCACGACCTGCGATTATTGGAGGATCGATGCTAGTCATCTTTGAAGTATTAAGTGATTATGGTGTAGCCAGTTTCTTTGGTGTACGAACGATATCGACGGCGATTTTCCAGACGTGGTTCGGGATGTATGATATCAATGCAGCTATGCGATTGGCTGCCTGGTTGCTTGTCATTATATTGGGGATTTTCATGCTCGAGCGTTTTTTACGCAAAGGTCGGAAGTATGATACGAACGTGACACAGAGCAGACCACTCGCACGCAAAAAGTTACGTGGCTGGACTGCTTGGCTAGCATTCCTTTCTTGTTCTATTATTTTCTTGAGTGCCTTTTTAATTCCTTTTGTTCAACTGATCTATTGGTCACTAAAAACATATGAAAAAGTATGGCGCTCGGACTTTATCAGTTTAATAACCAATAGTTTATTGGCTGCTTTTATCGGTGCATTAATTATTAGCTTCTTTGCAATCTTGGCTGCTCGTACGATTAACTTGTATCCATCGACTTCGTCTAATTTACTTGCGCGTATTATGACGTCCGGTTATGCAGTACCGGGAGCGGTCGTCGCAATAGGTGTCCTTGCGTTATTTATTACGTTAGATGAGAAACTAGCATTTATTTATCCAAAGTTATTCGGTGTAGAATCGGGCACACTTGTCTTAAGCATGTCGATTGCTATGTTGATCACAGGATACGTTATACGTTTTATGGCACAAGGGTTTAATGCAATTGAATCGGGTTATACGAAAGTTCCCCCGTCTTACCGAGAAGCATCATTCTTATTAGGGCGCGGTTTAACATACACGTTTTGGAAAGTGGAGTTTCCATTATTACGTGGTTCGATTTTAATTGGATTCGCTCTAGCCTTCCTTGAAATTATGAAGGAATTGCCTCTGACTTTATTATTACGCCCATTTAACTTTGATACGCTTGCGACACGAACCTATCAATACGCGATTGATGAACGAATTTATGAAGCGGCTCCATCCTCCTTGTTATTAATTTGTTTAAGCATCGTGTCGGTGATTATTATTTTGAAATTTGAGGAGAAGTGA
- a CDS encoding YitT family protein: MFFIEAKRVTVVIIGSLLMALSLNFFLINANVYASGFAGAAQLVSSVLKDHLDMTVSTGVLLLLFNIPVFILGWFKVGKGFTIYSILSVAFATLFLELLPLRSISDDIMLNAVFGGVLAGVGVGISLKLGASTGGMDIVAMILSRMQDKPIGVYFLLLNGILIVFAGILYEPENALYTMVALYVTTSVIDMIHTRHEKVTAMIITRKADDLQQAIHRQMVRGITILPAKGAYSKEDKNMLYVVITRYELYDLERIINETDPQAFTNIVQTVGIFGFFRKENEKLA, encoded by the coding sequence ATTTCTTTCTTATCAATGCAAATGTCTATGCAAGTGGGTTTGCGGGTGCAGCCCAGTTAGTATCCAGTGTTCTAAAGGACCACTTGGATATGACCGTCAGTACAGGTGTTTTATTATTGCTTTTCAACATACCAGTCTTTATTCTTGGTTGGTTTAAAGTAGGAAAAGGTTTCACGATTTACAGTATATTATCCGTTGCGTTTGCAACACTATTTCTTGAATTGTTGCCACTACGATCTATATCAGATGACATTATGCTGAATGCGGTATTTGGTGGAGTACTGGCGGGTGTCGGTGTAGGGATATCCTTAAAGCTAGGTGCATCTACTGGAGGAATGGACATCGTTGCGATGATTCTATCCCGTATGCAGGATAAACCAATCGGTGTCTACTTTTTATTACTAAACGGTATTCTTATCGTATTCGCAGGTATTTTATATGAACCGGAAAACGCACTTTACACAATGGTTGCGCTATACGTTACGACGTCAGTGATTGATATGATTCATACGCGACATGAAAAAGTAACCGCGATGATCATCACACGCAAAGCAGACGATCTCCAACAAGCAATCCATCGTCAAATGGTACGAGGAATCACCATACTACCTGCTAAAGGTGCTTACTCAAAAGAAGATAAGAATATGCTGTATGTTGTTATCACAAGATATGAACTATACGATTTGGAACGGATTATCAACGAAACAGATCCGCAGGCCTTCACGAATATCGTACAAACAGTAGGGATCTTCGGTTTCTTTAGAAAAGAAAATGAGAAGCTAGCTTAG
- a CDS encoding Fe(3+) ABC transporter substrate-binding protein, whose protein sequence is MSEKIRGEKHLKKFLWAFALLMLAAILGACNASSDKEEQKEDPAKEETLAEDATDAKKDEKTDGEVNVYTARHYDVDAILYEDFTKQTGIKVNVIEAKAPELMERLKREGQNTPADLFITVDGGILNTAKEEGLLQPVESEEIEKTVPAELRDTDNQWIGLSTRARVIVYSKDRVKPEELSTYEDLATDKWKDKLLVRSSDSLYNQSLMASLIAIDGEEKAKEWAQGIADNLAREPEGGDRDQARAIVAGVGDVAIMNSYYVGRMSVSDEAEDVKVFDQIGVFFPNQETTGTHINISGAGLIKHSKNKDNAVKLIEYLTTAEAQEQVSEENFEFPVNEEAKLPEVMAEWGTFTPQKVDFADYGKYNPKAVELMNEVGWK, encoded by the coding sequence ATGAGTGAGAAGATAAGGGGAGAAAAACATTTGAAAAAGTTTTTATGGGCATTCGCTCTACTAATGCTTGCAGCAATTTTGGGCGCATGTAACGCAAGTTCAGATAAAGAGGAACAAAAGGAAGACCCAGCAAAAGAGGAAACTCTTGCTGAAGATGCAACAGATGCAAAAAAAGATGAGAAAACAGATGGAGAAGTAAACGTCTATACAGCTAGACATTATGACGTAGATGCCATTCTTTATGAAGATTTTACAAAGCAAACTGGCATTAAAGTAAACGTGATCGAAGCAAAAGCACCGGAATTGATGGAGCGTTTAAAACGCGAAGGGCAAAATACACCTGCCGACCTATTCATCACGGTTGATGGCGGGATCTTGAACACTGCAAAAGAAGAAGGTCTATTGCAACCGGTTGAATCTGAAGAAATTGAAAAAACAGTACCAGCCGAGCTTCGCGACACAGACAACCAATGGATTGGATTATCTACTCGTGCACGTGTGATTGTCTATTCAAAAGATCGCGTGAAGCCTGAAGAATTATCTACTTACGAAGATCTTGCAACAGACAAATGGAAAGACAAATTACTTGTTCGTTCATCTGACAGCTTGTATAACCAATCATTAATGGCGTCATTGATCGCAATTGATGGCGAAGAAAAGGCTAAAGAGTGGGCGCAAGGAATTGCGGATAACTTAGCGCGTGAGCCTGAAGGCGGAGACCGCGACCAAGCACGTGCAATCGTTGCAGGTGTTGGTGACGTAGCAATTATGAATAGTTACTATGTAGGTCGTATGTCGGTTTCAGACGAAGCGGAAGATGTGAAGGTGTTCGACCAGATCGGCGTGTTCTTCCCTAACCAAGAAACAACAGGAACACATATTAATATTAGTGGAGCTGGCTTAATTAAGCACAGTAAAAACAAAGACAATGCAGTGAAGTTGATTGAGTATTTAACGACTGCCGAAGCACAAGAACAAGTCTCAGAAGAAAACTTTGAGTTCCCTGTGAACGAAGAAGCTAAATTACCAGAAGTAATGGCTGAATGGGGTACATTCACACCACAAAAAGTGGACTTCGCAGACTATGGCAAGTACAATCCGAAAGCTGTAGAATTGATGAATGAAGTAGGCTGGAAATAA